One region of Streptomyces sp. CG4 genomic DNA includes:
- a CDS encoding DUF6777 domain-containing protein yields the protein MRIPAGFIVLACDLSVALFAAGCVRPGAKEARMGEAVYRLPAAARGPDPFTGSMVIATAAPTAPGTGSADPTAPPTGTTAPTTRAPEGVSTTGPPVAASSRPWVPAALLALPLRAMRALSGATPGLYGGTARVAACDVERRIGHLTADRARADAFARVAGVSGGGLTRYLQGLTPVVLHADTRVTTHGYRGRHAVAYQAVLQAGTAVLIDDRGVPRVRCGCGNPLGAPAPGNGGVGTRGSTWSGYRPDQVIAVRPAPRAVTSVTIVNVETRTWIERRIGHDVRGDHVVPAPTWATTRPDAPLPADPAAPATAQPTSTPPGARQTRPGASPGTTGSPSGTATPTAPSRPAGRSTTLPGTADPWSPPFLDLTPDAPGTTHPPHAVGPPDGSDLPDGGLIPYGTAGDRPVVPGATGDATPRASTSLPTSLQGG from the coding sequence GTGCGGATACCCGCCGGATTCATCGTCCTCGCCTGCGACCTCTCGGTGGCGCTCTTCGCCGCCGGCTGCGTCCGCCCCGGTGCCAAAGAGGCCCGGATGGGCGAGGCCGTCTATCGTCTCCCCGCCGCGGCGCGGGGGCCCGACCCCTTCACCGGCTCCATGGTCATCGCGACCGCCGCGCCGACGGCACCCGGCACGGGCAGTGCCGATCCCACCGCGCCCCCCACGGGCACGACCGCTCCCACCACCCGTGCGCCGGAGGGCGTCAGCACCACGGGACCGCCCGTCGCCGCGTCCTCCAGGCCCTGGGTGCCCGCCGCGCTGCTCGCCCTACCCCTGCGCGCGATGCGCGCCCTGTCCGGCGCGACCCCCGGCCTCTACGGCGGCACCGCACGCGTCGCCGCCTGCGACGTCGAGCGGCGGATCGGGCATCTGACGGCGGACCGGGCCAGGGCCGACGCCTTCGCCCGCGTGGCCGGCGTGTCCGGCGGCGGCCTGACCCGCTATCTGCAGGGCCTCACGCCGGTCGTGCTGCACGCCGACACCCGGGTCACCACCCACGGCTACCGCGGCAGGCACGCGGTCGCCTACCAGGCCGTGCTGCAGGCCGGCACCGCCGTCCTCATCGACGACCGGGGCGTGCCGCGGGTGCGCTGTGGCTGCGGCAACCCGCTGGGCGCACCCGCGCCGGGCAACGGTGGCGTCGGCACCCGGGGCAGCACCTGGTCCGGATACCGGCCGGACCAGGTGATCGCGGTGAGGCCGGCGCCGCGAGCCGTCACCAGCGTCACCATCGTCAACGTCGAGACCCGCACCTGGATCGAACGCCGGATCGGGCACGACGTGCGGGGCGACCACGTCGTACCGGCCCCCACCTGGGCCACCACCCGCCCCGACGCGCCCCTCCCGGCGGACCCGGCCGCCCCGGCCACCGCACAGCCGACCAGCACCCCGCCCGGCGCCCGGCAGACCCGGCCGGGAGCCTCTCCCGGCACCACCGGCTCTCCATCCGGCACCGCCACCCCGACCGCACCCAGCCGGCCCGCCGGGCGGAGCACCACACTCCCCGGTACGGCCGACCCGTGGAGCCCGCCGTTCCTCGACCTCACCCCGGACGCGCCCGGCACCACGCACCCGCCGCACGCGGTCGGCCCGCCCGACGGTTCCGACCTGCCCGACGGCGGACTGATCCCGTACGGCACCGCGGGCGACCGTCCCGTCGTACCCGGCGCGACGGGCGACGCCACCCCGCGCGCTTCGACGAGTCTTCCGACGAGTCTTCAGGGCGGCTGA